Proteins encoded in a region of the Stieleria neptunia genome:
- a CDS encoding proline racemase family protein produces the protein MPDSFSVLDTHTGGEITRVLFAADIGLAGQSVDQQLDQLRGPMDWIRKTLTSEPRGTEYAVGAVVTPPEEDLKRPGCIVFFNNVGYLGMCGHGLIGVIEALRYRESMRPGTARFATPAGTVQATLEADRRVCFTGVPSRCYRQDVAVTCRDGHQVEGEIAYGGNWFFLTPDEAVRSATISELMDRSQRIRDALDRQGVRGENGALIDHVELYGPLSTADQSTADNIPLAAEEVGCRTFVLCPGGHYDRSPCGTGTSAKLACLAARGWLQPGAEWIQESVTGSRFVASYQDQGDAVEVTIRGRAHVIAETRQIFDPEDALRLGIGGAGR, from the coding sequence ATGCCCGATTCCTTTTCTGTTCTAGACACCCACACAGGCGGTGAGATCACGCGGGTGCTGTTCGCCGCCGACATCGGGCTGGCGGGGCAATCGGTGGATCAACAGCTGGATCAACTGCGGGGGCCGATGGATTGGATCCGCAAAACGTTGACCAGCGAGCCGCGCGGGACGGAGTATGCCGTCGGTGCCGTCGTGACGCCGCCGGAAGAGGATCTCAAGCGACCCGGATGCATCGTGTTTTTCAACAACGTCGGCTACCTGGGGATGTGCGGGCACGGGTTGATCGGAGTCATCGAAGCACTCCGCTATCGCGAATCGATGCGGCCGGGGACGGCACGGTTTGCCACGCCCGCGGGAACGGTCCAGGCCACCCTCGAAGCAGACCGACGCGTCTGTTTTACCGGAGTCCCCAGTCGATGTTACCGCCAGGATGTCGCGGTGACGTGTCGGGACGGACACCAAGTCGAGGGAGAAATCGCGTACGGCGGGAATTGGTTTTTTTTGACGCCGGATGAAGCCGTCCGCTCGGCGACGATTTCCGAGTTGATGGATCGAAGTCAGCGGATTCGCGACGCGTTGGACCGACAAGGCGTCCGCGGCGAAAACGGCGCGTTGATCGATCATGTAGAACTCTATGGCCCTCTTTCCACCGCGGACCAATCCACCGCAGACAACATTCCGTTGGCGGCCGAAGAAGTCGGTTGTCGAACCTTTGTCTTGTGCCCCGGCGGACACTACGATCGTTCGCCTTGTGGCACGGGGACGTCCGCAAAACTGGCATGCCTGGCGGCGCGCGGTTGGTTGCAACCCGGAGCCGAATGGATCCAGGAGTCGGTCACGGGAAGCCGCTTCGTCGCGTCCTATCAAGACCAAGGTGACGCCGTTGAAGTGACGATCCGGGGGCGGGCCCACGTGATCGCGGAAACACGTCAGATCTTTGATCCCGAGGACGCGTTGCGTCTGGGGATCGGGGGCGCCGGCCGATGA
- a CDS encoding NAD(P)/FAD-dependent oxidoreductase, producing MSARSDVIVIGGGVIGCWTAWHLARAGCAVTVLDRDQIGSGASSGNCGFICPSHVHPLCAPGAVTNGLRMMAKFGGALSITPRWDPVLWGWLLRFAKHCNAADFRNASSARHALLKSSRSQYQTFAARHASQLQWQERGLLMVYRSVRDFETYEQTASQLRGEFGLRLDRYDGDAVLQLEPTLRDSLAGGWHFPDDAHLDPSALLAQLRHEIGESGGVIREQTAIESLHVDGAALTSVQTTGGERLSADAFVLATGAEASKWGRTLGCRIPVIPGKGYSVTFADATGMPKTPLIFEDDHVAVTPLGDSFRIGSTMQLTGLDRSIPPSRIELLKRSARQHLRVELPKASELAWAGWRPMMPDGLPCIGRSPRAANAFVAAGNGMIGMASGPATGQLAAELVLGNEPHLDPTPYRLGRF from the coding sequence ATGAGTGCTCGATCGGACGTGATCGTCATCGGCGGCGGTGTCATCGGTTGCTGGACGGCTTGGCATCTGGCACGCGCGGGCTGCGCTGTAACGGTGCTGGATCGGGATCAAATCGGTAGCGGGGCTTCCTCGGGCAATTGCGGTTTCATCTGTCCCAGTCACGTCCACCCGCTGTGTGCTCCCGGAGCGGTCACCAATGGTTTGCGGATGATGGCGAAGTTCGGCGGGGCGTTGTCGATCACGCCGCGCTGGGATCCGGTGCTGTGGGGGTGGTTGCTGCGGTTCGCCAAACATTGCAACGCCGCTGATTTTCGAAACGCATCGAGCGCCCGTCACGCGCTGTTGAAATCCTCTCGATCGCAATACCAAACGTTTGCCGCCCGCCACGCGTCGCAACTGCAATGGCAAGAACGCGGTTTGTTGATGGTCTATCGATCGGTCCGTGATTTCGAAACCTACGAGCAAACGGCATCGCAGTTGCGAGGCGAGTTCGGATTGCGTCTTGATCGCTATGACGGCGACGCCGTCTTGCAGCTGGAACCGACGCTGCGTGATTCGTTGGCCGGTGGTTGGCATTTCCCCGACGACGCGCATCTTGACCCCAGTGCCTTGTTGGCGCAGTTGCGTCACGAAATAGGTGAGTCCGGTGGTGTGATTCGGGAGCAGACGGCGATCGAATCGTTGCACGTCGACGGGGCGGCGTTGACGTCGGTTCAGACGACGGGTGGAGAGCGTTTGTCGGCCGATGCGTTTGTGTTGGCGACCGGTGCCGAAGCGTCGAAGTGGGGACGCACGCTCGGTTGTCGAATTCCCGTGATTCCCGGCAAGGGCTACTCGGTCACCTTCGCCGATGCGACCGGCATGCCGAAAACGCCGCTGATTTTCGAGGACGATCACGTCGCCGTCACCCCGCTGGGCGATTCCTTTCGGATCGGTTCGACGATGCAGTTGACCGGATTGGATCGTTCGATCCCTCCGTCCCGCATCGAGTTGCTCAAACGTTCGGCGAGACAGCATCTGCGGGTCGAATTGCCCAAGGCGTCCGAGCTGGCTTGGGCGGGTTGGCGTCCGATGATGCCCGACGGATTGCCCTGCATCGGTCGATCACCGCGCGCGGCCAACGCGTTTGTCGCCGCCGGAAACGGCATGATCGGCATGGCGAGCGGACCCGCGACGGGGCAGTTGGCCGCCGAGTTGGTACTCGGGAATGAGCCGCATCTTGATCCGACCCCGTATCGGCTGGGGCGTTTCTAG
- a CDS encoding dihydrodipicolinate synthase family protein encodes MTTETPAAATIDDSVFRGCLPAIMTPIGDDGRPDFDAMVLHATNLVAAGMTGVVYCGSMGDWPLMTDEQRREGVARLVAAGLKVVVGTGAQSPIIAAEHAAHAAEVGAAGLMVIPRLLSRGISEAAQADHFGRVLSAAPQLPAVIYNSPYYGYQTKAGLYGQLRQSYPNLVGFKEFGGAESLSYAAEHITSSDDGGLLLVGVDTQVYFGFLRCGAQGAITGIGNCLPSEVLHLVDLCRRAAAGDCEARRYAKELDEALAVLSRYDEGPDLTLYYRLIAAETIDPIYRRPALESDRLSPSQERYALDQLSLFQAWWENWPGR; translated from the coding sequence ATGACGACAGAAACTCCAGCGGCCGCCACCATTGACGACAGTGTGTTTCGCGGTTGTCTGCCGGCAATCATGACGCCCATCGGCGACGACGGTCGGCCCGATTTCGATGCCATGGTGCTGCACGCGACAAACCTGGTCGCGGCCGGAATGACCGGCGTCGTGTATTGCGGATCGATGGGGGATTGGCCGCTGATGACGGACGAGCAACGCCGCGAAGGTGTCGCCCGATTGGTCGCTGCGGGATTGAAGGTCGTCGTGGGGACTGGGGCGCAGAGTCCGATCATCGCCGCCGAGCACGCCGCACACGCTGCCGAAGTCGGCGCGGCCGGTTTGATGGTGATTCCGCGATTGCTCTCCCGCGGCATCTCCGAAGCCGCACAGGCGGACCACTTCGGACGCGTCCTGTCCGCCGCACCCCAATTGCCGGCGGTCATCTACAACAGTCCCTACTACGGATATCAGACCAAAGCGGGGCTCTACGGCCAGCTGCGCCAGTCGTACCCGAACCTGGTCGGGTTCAAGGAATTTGGTGGCGCCGAATCGCTCAGCTATGCGGCCGAGCACATCACGTCGTCCGATGACGGCGGCTTGCTGTTGGTCGGCGTCGACACGCAGGTGTATTTCGGTTTCTTGCGATGTGGTGCCCAGGGGGCGATCACCGGCATCGGGAACTGTTTGCCCAGCGAAGTGCTTCATCTGGTCGATCTGTGCCGCCGCGCCGCGGCCGGCGATTGCGAAGCACGTCGGTACGCCAAAGAGTTGGACGAAGCCTTGGCGGTGTTATCAAGATATGACGAAGGCCCCGATCTGACGCTCTATTACCGACTGATCGCCGCGGAGACGATTGACCCGATCTACCGCCGACCGGCGTTGGAGTCGGATCGATTGAGTCCGTCCCAAGAACGGTACGCCCTCGATCAATTGAGTCTGTTCCAAGCCTGGTGGGAAAACTGGCCAGGCCGCTGA
- a CDS encoding SPFH domain-containing protein — translation MTLTTSPGGVHHHEKVVNAIPGWGPLGICILLTLSAPLCIVTGAGSGANGPTLIAIGVLMLVVGIGAMFGLMAIAPNNSRVLLLFGQYKGTVKRSGFVWVNPFYSKKKVSLRIRNFETGSSTKPETKNKEGVVTQPKTRSAGKPSKVNDRDGNPIEISAVVVWKVVDTAEALFEVDDFENFVEVQSEAALRSLATRYPYDSRDEEQSLRGSTDEICDRLRDDIQDRLDKAGVQVLEARISHLAYAPEIAAAMLQRQQASAVVAARTKIVDGAVGMVEMALEHLKRDNIVELDADQRAALVSNLLVVLCSDRHTQPVVQTGA, via the coding sequence ATGACCCTGACGACATCGCCCGGCGGCGTTCATCACCATGAAAAAGTCGTCAACGCGATTCCCGGCTGGGGGCCGCTGGGGATCTGCATTCTATTGACGTTGTCGGCTCCGCTGTGCATCGTTACCGGAGCGGGCAGCGGTGCCAATGGGCCGACCTTGATCGCAATCGGCGTGTTGATGCTGGTCGTTGGCATTGGCGCGATGTTCGGGCTGATGGCGATCGCGCCGAACAACTCGCGGGTCTTGTTGTTGTTCGGTCAATACAAGGGCACGGTTAAACGATCAGGGTTCGTTTGGGTCAATCCGTTTTATTCAAAGAAGAAAGTCAGTTTGCGGATTCGCAACTTCGAAACCGGTTCGTCGACGAAGCCGGAAACGAAGAACAAAGAAGGCGTCGTCACACAGCCCAAGACGCGGTCAGCGGGAAAGCCGTCCAAGGTCAATGATCGGGACGGAAATCCGATCGAGATTTCCGCGGTCGTCGTTTGGAAAGTCGTCGATACGGCGGAAGCTCTGTTCGAAGTGGATGACTTCGAAAACTTTGTCGAAGTCCAAAGTGAAGCGGCGCTGCGCAGTTTGGCGACACGTTATCCCTACGACAGCCGCGACGAGGAGCAGTCGTTGCGGGGCAGTACCGATGAGATCTGTGATCGGTTGCGCGACGACATCCAGGATCGACTGGACAAGGCCGGCGTCCAGGTTTTAGAAGCCCGCATCAGTCACCTGGCCTACGCGCCGGAAATTGCCGCGGCAATGTTGCAGCGTCAACAGGCATCGGCCGTCGTCGCCGCCCGAACCAAAATCGTCGACGGTGCTGTCGGGATGGTCGAGATGGCGCTGGAGCATCTCAAGCGAGACAACATCGTCGAACTCGATGCGGACCAACGGGCGGCATTGGTTTCCAATCTGCTGGTCGTCCTCTGCAGCGACCGACACACCCAGCCGGTCGTGCAAACCGGAGCCTGA
- a CDS encoding BlaI/MecI/CopY family transcriptional regulator has translation MKSTTRLSSGELDLMDLLWREGPLTLAQAHERFGVETVGYTTMQTRLNRLVDKGLASKSGRPAEYAAAIEREQAQAGHLDQLISKLSGGSVVPLVAQLMQDRQISRDELQALKRLIRDAEQNPGSGKAETKRGSQGRSGGKR, from the coding sequence ATGAAATCGACCACGCGGCTGTCCAGCGGCGAGCTGGACTTGATGGATTTATTGTGGCGCGAAGGGCCGCTCACGTTGGCCCAGGCCCACGAGCGTTTCGGCGTCGAGACCGTCGGTTACACGACCATGCAAACGCGGTTGAACCGTTTGGTGGACAAGGGCTTGGCGTCCAAGTCGGGGCGGCCGGCGGAGTATGCGGCGGCGATCGAGCGCGAGCAGGCCCAGGCCGGTCATCTGGATCAGCTGATTTCAAAGCTCTCCGGCGGCAGTGTCGTGCCCCTGGTCGCCCAGTTGATGCAGGACCGTCAAATCAGCCGCGACGAATTGCAGGCACTGAAACGTCTGATTCGCGACGCCGAACAGAATCCCGGTTCCGGCAAGGCCGAGACGAAACGCGGATCCCAGGGGCGGTCGGGAGGTAAACGGTGA
- a CDS encoding M56 family metallopeptidase, protein MITLVHCLVTASVMLTIACGVAAFLLRRLQIVTPRLRQCLLFCVLLQGLMLFRVPVELPWLESSPAGSAQWAVGDVADTLPSGGAAFVGDATSPESTRSQSTVSSSAWESIGGTEHDPAATSWTELALSAACLIWMLGIVCIVTRSLFRYAKLCRLVDELDRAPEPWQAEWQTICARRGSRAPEMLVSGSAGPMLVRRPRGYALVVPDRFWRSLSGDQRRGVLLHELAHLCRRDVWRQAVARIAVVLHWWNPAAWWCVRRYEESAEWACDETMTRTDPAAARGLAASLVQLVEFLESGTSNPAPIASGLGVQSMAAPPLTERVTRLLHSSSSSRESAMKRLVLMLLAAGLLTLSAVQFRLVAADAGGQGESISADASATLQVVSSDSKDLIETLRQRLNPDDKASSDLKQLLASESGQVAFAGVIDLLKGKYRESARAEAIPRFVEKHFEAAPDGTLALRGSSRLAADAWVQRSRQLGEVLDSMNRRMKGVADRLEDSGDVNQMARRMLTDQHVGYAIMLDEFDGRSDPIELFLGKALEKILVRRGDKLVVIPTLSGDARRQIERFELATDVFDKLKVELPIFAAEFDTPDDRHKRFVAKLKDPAMAAIVALHVSKESMSSPTAAVDDLFAKLETVSRDTAKGLVIDDEEAWGTLEELLEFADRAGKRIDAVRDRLVRTAADLDTSDPMTQRFAAQMKTGVIAYQVAVDVPYAEFDLGKQVEGMVSQVMEPAGADRLRVRDDAADQVNQRAGELLAACRTIRRYLRRIDDVRDRMADRELAESLDGPGRMLLLTEIRRSAEQSQLDAMELLAKEFFVLDETTNQLTVHPERAEVVDQLAGRAMELEQELKKDDF, encoded by the coding sequence ATGATCACGCTCGTGCATTGTCTGGTGACTGCATCGGTCATGTTAACGATCGCATGCGGTGTGGCAGCGTTCTTGCTGCGTCGGTTGCAGATCGTGACGCCGCGTTTGCGGCAGTGTCTGTTGTTCTGCGTGCTGCTGCAGGGGCTGATGCTGTTTCGGGTGCCCGTCGAGCTGCCGTGGTTGGAAAGCTCGCCCGCCGGGTCGGCGCAATGGGCCGTCGGCGACGTTGCGGACACGCTTCCATCGGGCGGTGCTGCGTTCGTCGGAGACGCCACGTCGCCTGAATCCACTCGGTCGCAAAGCACCGTTTCGTCTTCGGCATGGGAGTCGATCGGGGGGACGGAGCACGATCCCGCGGCAACGTCTTGGACGGAGCTTGCCCTGTCGGCTGCGTGTCTGATTTGGATGCTGGGGATCGTCTGCATCGTGACCCGCAGTCTATTCCGCTATGCCAAGCTGTGTCGCTTGGTCGATGAACTCGATCGAGCGCCGGAGCCATGGCAAGCCGAGTGGCAAACGATTTGTGCGCGCCGCGGTTCTCGCGCACCGGAGATGTTGGTTTCCGGTTCGGCGGGCCCGATGCTGGTGCGTCGCCCCCGCGGTTACGCCCTGGTGGTTCCCGACCGGTTTTGGCGGTCGCTTTCCGGTGACCAGCGGCGTGGGGTGCTGTTGCACGAGCTTGCTCACTTGTGTCGTCGTGATGTCTGGCGACAAGCCGTAGCCCGGATTGCCGTGGTGTTGCATTGGTGGAATCCGGCGGCGTGGTGGTGCGTGCGTCGCTATGAAGAATCCGCCGAATGGGCTTGCGACGAGACCATGACACGCACGGATCCGGCGGCCGCCCGGGGCCTGGCCGCCAGTTTGGTGCAACTGGTCGAATTCCTCGAAAGCGGCACGTCGAATCCGGCACCGATCGCGAGTGGTTTAGGCGTCCAGTCGATGGCTGCGCCGCCGCTGACCGAACGCGTCACACGTCTTCTCCATTCTTCCTCCTCCTCTAGAGAGTCTGCTATGAAACGTCTTGTGTTGATGTTGCTCGCCGCCGGGCTGTTGACCCTTTCTGCGGTGCAATTCCGCTTGGTCGCAGCAGATGCCGGTGGTCAGGGCGAATCGATTTCCGCCGATGCGTCGGCGACGTTGCAAGTGGTGTCATCGGATTCCAAGGATCTGATCGAGACGTTGCGGCAGCGTTTGAACCCGGATGACAAAGCGTCGTCGGATTTAAAACAGTTGCTCGCCAGCGAATCGGGCCAGGTTGCGTTTGCCGGCGTGATCGATTTGTTGAAAGGCAAGTATCGCGAATCGGCTCGGGCCGAGGCGATCCCTCGGTTTGTTGAAAAACACTTTGAAGCCGCCCCCGATGGAACACTGGCCCTGCGTGGTAGCAGTCGACTGGCCGCGGATGCTTGGGTGCAACGCTCGCGGCAGTTGGGTGAGGTACTCGATTCGATGAATCGGCGGATGAAGGGTGTCGCCGATCGTCTGGAGGATTCCGGCGACGTCAATCAGATGGCTCGCCGCATGCTGACCGACCAGCACGTGGGCTATGCGATCATGTTGGACGAGTTTGATGGGCGCAGCGACCCGATCGAGTTGTTTCTTGGCAAAGCACTCGAAAAGATCTTGGTCCGTCGTGGCGATAAGTTGGTCGTCATTCCGACCCTGTCCGGTGATGCACGCCGACAAATCGAACGGTTTGAATTGGCCACCGACGTGTTTGACAAACTGAAGGTTGAACTGCCAATCTTCGCCGCCGAGTTCGACACGCCGGACGACCGTCACAAGCGTTTCGTCGCTAAGCTGAAGGACCCTGCGATGGCAGCCATCGTCGCCTTGCACGTCAGCAAAGAGTCGATGTCCTCACCGACGGCGGCGGTGGACGATTTGTTTGCCAAGTTGGAAACCGTCTCGCGGGACACCGCCAAGGGGTTGGTGATCGACGATGAAGAAGCGTGGGGGACTTTGGAGGAACTGTTGGAGTTTGCCGACCGCGCGGGGAAGCGAATCGACGCGGTGCGTGACCGGTTGGTCAGGACTGCCGCCGATCTGGATACCTCCGATCCGATGACCCAGCGTTTCGCCGCACAAATGAAAACCGGCGTGATCGCTTATCAGGTCGCCGTCGATGTCCCGTATGCGGAATTTGATTTGGGCAAGCAAGTGGAAGGCATGGTTTCGCAAGTGATGGAGCCTGCCGGCGCGGACCGATTGCGTGTTCGTGACGATGCGGCGGATCAGGTCAATCAGCGCGCCGGTGAGTTGCTGGCCGCCTGTCGCACGATTCGGCGTTACTTGCGCAGGATCGATGACGTCCGCGATCGGATGGCCGACCGCGAGTTGGCCGAGTCGCTCGATGGGCCGGGGCGGATGTTGCTACTGACAGAGATCCGTCGCTCGGCCGAACAATCGCAACTCGACGCGATGGAGCTGCTGGCCAAAGAGTTCTTCGTGCTCGATGAAACGACGAATCAATTGACCGTGCATCCCGAGCGGGCCGAAGTGGTCGATCAATTGGCCGGCCGGGCGATGGAATTGGAACAAGAGCTGAAGAAGGACGACTTCTGA
- a CDS encoding DUF1549 domain-containing protein — MKLHRAIHTTLLAVAVMTSHGAATSLATEAPIDAILATVHREAGITPTERCDDHTYLRRISLDLLGRVPTADELARFDALPDRGKTLDRMLHSDEFSRYWSQLWTTILIGRGDARQVDREALRRWFQTQLEQEKPLDQIAFDLISAEGVTTLDGHVNFLVGNREDPVTPVSRIFLGVQLDCARCHDHPFDRWTQDDYTAMRRFFQTISLREVSGGIRVVDSGAGAAEAGPRFLTGSRPRTAAWRRELALMTVRCQPFARAMGNRVWQLLIGRGIVDPVDGLSQAHPPSVPELHQALADQLRGNGFDLRGLIRTIAASDAYARTAPRAEATVRDEAVELFAARIPRPLLPEQLIASYATVMHRDLPSPERLNTMAVEFMGRSEVETGATDPLALQRTSQGLLQELAAETSTPSGDLDSIFRATLSRRPDEWERQRLADVPGSDLLYVLLHGNEFVFSH; from the coding sequence ATGAAACTCCATCGAGCGATCCACACCACACTGCTCGCCGTCGCCGTGATGACCAGTCACGGCGCGGCAACGTCACTGGCGACCGAAGCTCCGATCGATGCGATCTTGGCCACCGTCCACCGCGAAGCAGGGATCACGCCGACCGAACGTTGTGACGACCACACGTACTTGCGCCGGATCAGCCTGGATCTACTCGGGCGCGTTCCGACTGCCGACGAACTGGCCCGTTTCGACGCTTTGCCAGACCGCGGCAAGACGCTCGACCGGATGCTGCATTCGGACGAATTCTCGCGATACTGGTCACAACTTTGGACGACGATTCTGATCGGACGCGGCGACGCGCGGCAAGTCGATCGCGAAGCGCTGCGGCGCTGGTTCCAAACACAATTGGAGCAGGAAAAGCCACTCGACCAAATCGCATTCGATCTGATTTCAGCCGAAGGGGTGACCACGCTGGATGGCCACGTCAACTTTCTGGTGGGGAATCGCGAAGACCCTGTGACGCCCGTGTCGCGGATCTTTCTGGGCGTCCAGCTGGACTGTGCCCGCTGTCACGACCATCCATTTGATCGTTGGACGCAAGACGACTACACGGCGATGCGGCGATTCTTTCAAACCATCTCCCTGCGCGAGGTTTCCGGAGGCATTCGTGTCGTTGATTCCGGAGCCGGTGCCGCGGAGGCCGGACCTCGGTTTCTGACCGGATCGCGACCACGCACGGCCGCATGGCGACGAGAGCTGGCCTTGATGACCGTCCGCTGCCAGCCCTTTGCCAGAGCGATGGGCAATCGGGTTTGGCAATTGCTGATCGGTCGCGGCATCGTGGACCCCGTCGATGGCCTCAGCCAGGCTCACCCGCCGAGCGTCCCCGAGCTTCATCAAGCCTTGGCCGACCAGTTGCGGGGCAACGGGTTTGACTTGCGTGGATTGATCCGCACCATCGCCGCCAGTGACGCCTATGCCCGCACCGCACCGCGCGCCGAAGCAACGGTTCGGGACGAGGCGGTCGAGTTGTTTGCCGCGAGAATTCCCCGGCCATTGCTGCCCGAGCAGTTGATCGCGTCGTATGCGACGGTGATGCATCGTGATCTGCCGTCGCCCGAACGCCTGAACACGATGGCGGTGGAGTTCATGGGGCGATCGGAAGTCGAGACGGGAGCGACCGACCCGCTTGCGTTACAACGAACCAGTCAAGGATTGCTTCAAGAACTCGCCGCCGAGACGTCTACGCCGAGCGGTGACCTGGATTCCATCTTTCGCGCGACACTGTCGCGACGCCCCGATGAATGGGAACGTCAACGCCTGGCCGACGTGCCCGGCAGCGATCTCCTGTATGTCTTGTTACACGGGAACGAATTTGTATTTAGTCATTGA
- a CDS encoding DUF1501 domain-containing protein — protein sequence MSDSNRFDRRQWLRAGSAAGISTWLGHRVARSANAKTDSGKPAPFQRCITLWMQGGPSQMETFDPKPGTETGGPLRAVSTNVPGMQISETLSGLARYADDLCVIRSVGSAQGEHERASHLLHTGYERIDSFPRPALGSFVSSSRPTTEVPGFVTLGGQVYGPAFLGTSHGPFVVSDLGRTIETIRRVHRRSDRLDLLAELNQRSDTSRPTARIRQRTEQIDSVRRLLKSSFADALDVSAEDAATRSRYGESDFGRNVLAARRMLEAGVRYVEVQMPGWDTHVGNVPAVKRLCQQLEPAWIALIDDLKSNGLWDDTLILWMGEFGRTPIINGQNGRDHYPRSIPVTLAGRGIGGRVIGSTGSDGLDHSEQPSSVADLMYTLMNLMGVDADQEYTTTFGSPTSATDGGELIQGVF from the coding sequence ATGTCGGATTCCAATCGTTTCGATCGTCGTCAGTGGCTGCGGGCCGGATCCGCCGCCGGGATTTCGACGTGGCTGGGGCATCGGGTCGCACGGTCCGCCAACGCCAAGACGGATTCGGGAAAGCCTGCTCCGTTTCAACGTTGTATCACGCTGTGGATGCAAGGCGGACCGAGCCAGATGGAGACGTTTGACCCGAAACCCGGAACCGAGACGGGCGGCCCGTTGCGGGCTGTCTCGACCAACGTTCCCGGGATGCAGATCAGTGAAACACTCTCGGGACTTGCCCGGTATGCCGATGACCTGTGTGTGATTCGATCGGTCGGTTCGGCACAAGGCGAACACGAACGCGCGTCCCATCTGTTGCACACCGGATATGAGCGCATCGATTCGTTTCCGCGACCGGCATTGGGATCATTTGTGTCCTCGAGTCGTCCGACGACAGAGGTGCCCGGGTTCGTCACCCTCGGCGGTCAGGTTTATGGTCCCGCGTTTCTGGGGACCAGCCATGGGCCCTTTGTCGTGAGCGATCTGGGGCGAACGATTGAGACGATTCGACGTGTTCATCGCCGTAGCGATCGTTTGGACTTGCTTGCCGAGTTGAATCAGCGGTCTGACACGAGCAGACCGACTGCACGGATTCGGCAACGGACGGAGCAAATTGATTCGGTGCGCCGATTGTTGAAGTCTTCGTTCGCCGACGCGCTCGATGTCTCGGCAGAAGATGCGGCAACGCGCAGCCGCTACGGCGAAAGCGATTTCGGACGCAATGTTCTAGCGGCGCGGCGGATGCTGGAGGCCGGAGTGCGATACGTCGAAGTCCAAATGCCGGGTTGGGACACGCATGTCGGCAACGTTCCCGCCGTCAAGCGTTTGTGTCAGCAACTCGAGCCGGCTTGGATCGCGCTGATCGACGATTTGAAGTCCAATGGGCTTTGGGACGACACCTTGATCCTATGGATGGGCGAATTCGGACGCACGCCGATCATCAATGGGCAGAACGGACGCGATCACTACCCGAGGTCCATTCCGGTGACGTTGGCCGGGCGAGGCATCGGCGGACGCGTGATCGGTTCGACGGGAAGCGACGGGCTGGATCACAGTGAACAGCCCAGCAGTGTGGCCGACTTGATGTACACGTTGATGAATTTGATGGGTGTCGATGCGGACCAAGAGTACACGACCACCTTTGGAAGCCCGACGTCCGCGACCGATGGAGGGGAGTTGATCCAAGGGGTCTTTTAG
- a CDS encoding sugar phosphate isomerase/epimerase family protein: MAKTDQNRCVPLGQNRTVSRRDAIAAGLATTGIAFATSTNAQEAASPPAASVKDDRKSSPKRYRAKKSINQWAFPYPDRMSLRECMQLAKDAGFDGIELNYDLDNDLSPKASTKDLVGIRNLADEIGIEISGLCSFLFWPYPLSSLDAAKRNRGIELAGLMADAAATMKVENLLVVPGAVHIPWRDDHTPVPNDKCETLAREAVGSLVKGAEKKGVSLNMENIFFNGFLMTPMEMNDFVDGFGSENVQVHFDTGNISMFQHAEHWVPILGRRTKNIHFKEFTKKGTDYSLETFRPLLDGTTNWPAVMEELEKIDYEGYVTFEYFHPYPHYPEALIYQTSDSLDRILGRI; this comes from the coding sequence ATGGCAAAGACAGATCAAAATCGTTGCGTCCCCTTGGGACAGAACCGTACGGTCAGCCGCCGAGATGCCATCGCCGCCGGGCTGGCGACCACCGGAATCGCCTTCGCCACGTCGACAAATGCACAGGAGGCCGCGTCCCCACCGGCCGCTTCGGTCAAAGACGATCGAAAATCTTCGCCGAAACGCTATCGAGCCAAAAAATCGATCAACCAATGGGCGTTCCCCTATCCCGATCGGATGTCGCTTCGCGAATGCATGCAACTTGCCAAAGACGCCGGATTCGACGGGATCGAACTGAACTACGATCTCGACAATGACCTTTCCCCCAAAGCGTCGACCAAGGACCTGGTTGGGATTCGCAACCTGGCCGATGAAATTGGAATCGAAATCAGCGGTCTGTGTTCGTTTTTGTTTTGGCCCTATCCGTTGTCTAGCCTGGATGCCGCCAAGCGAAACCGCGGCATCGAGCTGGCCGGGCTGATGGCCGATGCGGCGGCAACGATGAAGGTCGAGAACTTGCTGGTCGTCCCCGGCGCCGTTCACATCCCTTGGCGCGACGACCACACGCCCGTGCCCAATGACAAATGTGAAACCCTGGCGCGGGAAGCCGTCGGTTCACTGGTCAAGGGAGCCGAAAAGAAAGGCGTGTCGCTGAACATGGAAAACATCTTTTTCAACGGCTTTTTGATGACGCCGATGGAGATGAATGACTTCGTCGATGGGTTCGGCAGCGAGAACGTGCAAGTCCATTTCGACACCGGCAACATCTCCATGTTCCAGCACGCCGAGCACTGGGTGCCGATCCTGGGCCGGCGGACCAAGAACATTCACTTCAAAGAGTTTACCAAGAAAGGAACCGACTACTCGTTGGAAACCTTCCGCCCGCTGCTGGACGGCACCACCAACTGGCCTGCGGTGATGGAAGAGCTGGAGAAGATTGATTATGAAGGTTACGTGACGTTTGAGTACTTTCATCCCTATCCGCACTACCCCGAAGCCCTGATCTACCAAACGTCTGATTCGCTCGATCGGATCTTGGGACGAATCTAG